In Desulfuromonas sp., the following proteins share a genomic window:
- a CDS encoding radical SAM protein, whose amino-acid sequence MSRKLLEKARRRMQEETGCRSNPWGGRLSVALVYPNTYHQAMSNLGFLSVYHLVNSREGALCERFFLPDPEDIAEHRKTGTPLFSLESGRPLADFDLIAFSISFENDYLHLPVLFDLARIPLLAADRGARFPLVLCGGVCAFLNPEPLAGIMDLFAVGEGEALLPGLLDTLGEADQERSPLFQRLAALPGIYVPSLYEVAYRQDGTVCSCSPGEGAPARVRRQWLADLDAAPTRSFVQAGETEFGDMALVEISRGCSRGCRFCAAGFIYLPPRERSLEHLSEQVEEGLCHRNKVGLVGAAVSDYSRIEELNQAILQRGGRVSVASLRIDSLTAEEVAALKESGHKTVSLAPEAGSQRMRDLINKGLDEAQILHAVRFLAEGGIPNLKLYFLIGLPGEKEEDIEEMLGLVTRIREVWVAEGKRLGRLGQITLSVNPFIPKPFTPLQWAPMEQEKSLRKKVRRIRSFSARQANVEATFESLRGAALQAFLSRGDRRVGSVLPALAAGENLRAACREAGLDPAFYLYRTRGENETFPWDVIDNGVRRDYLWQEYERALEGRATPRCTPGCRRCGVCG is encoded by the coding sequence ATGTCCCGTAAGCTGCTCGAGAAGGCCCGCCGCCGCATGCAGGAGGAAACCGGCTGCCGATCCAACCCCTGGGGAGGACGGCTCAGCGTGGCCCTGGTCTATCCCAACACCTACCATCAGGCCATGAGCAACCTCGGGTTCCTCTCCGTTTACCACCTTGTCAACAGCCGCGAAGGCGCCCTGTGCGAGCGTTTTTTTCTTCCCGACCCGGAGGACATTGCCGAACACCGCAAGACCGGCACACCCCTCTTCTCCCTGGAGTCGGGCCGGCCCCTCGCCGACTTCGACCTGATCGCTTTTTCAATCTCCTTCGAGAATGATTACCTCCACCTGCCGGTCCTCTTCGACTTGGCCCGCATTCCCCTCTTGGCCGCCGATCGGGGTGCGCGTTTTCCCCTGGTCCTTTGCGGCGGGGTCTGCGCTTTTCTGAATCCCGAGCCCCTCGCCGGGATCATGGACCTCTTTGCGGTTGGGGAGGGGGAGGCCCTGCTGCCCGGCCTTCTCGACACTCTCGGAGAGGCCGATCAGGAACGCTCCCCTCTGTTTCAGCGGCTGGCCGCCCTGCCCGGAATCTACGTTCCCTCCCTGTACGAGGTTGCCTACCGACAGGACGGCACCGTCTGCTCCTGCAGTCCCGGCGAGGGCGCCCCGGCGCGGGTGCGGCGCCAGTGGCTGGCCGATCTCGACGCCGCCCCGACCCGCTCCTTCGTCCAGGCCGGAGAGACCGAATTCGGCGACATGGCCCTGGTGGAGATCTCCCGCGGCTGCTCCCGCGGCTGCCGCTTCTGCGCCGCCGGCTTTATTTATCTCCCCCCACGGGAACGCTCCCTGGAGCATCTCTCCGAGCAGGTGGAGGAGGGGCTCTGTCACCGGAACAAGGTGGGGCTGGTGGGGGCGGCCGTCTCCGACTATTCCCGCATCGAGGAGCTGAACCAGGCTATTCTTCAGCGAGGCGGCCGGGTCTCGGTTGCGAGCCTGCGCATCGACTCGCTGACCGCCGAGGAGGTCGCCGCCCTCAAGGAGTCGGGACACAAGACGGTCTCCCTCGCCCCCGAGGCGGGGAGCCAGCGGATGCGGGACCTGATCAACAAGGGGCTCGACGAGGCCCAGATTCTGCACGCCGTGCGATTTTTGGCCGAAGGCGGCATCCCCAACCTCAAGCTCTATTTCCTCATCGGCCTGCCGGGGGAGAAAGAGGAGGACATCGAGGAAATGCTCGGCCTGGTCACCCGCATCCGCGAGGTCTGGGTCGCCGAGGGAAAGCGCCTGGGGCGGCTGGGCCAAATAACCCTTTCGGTGAACCCCTTCATCCCCAAGCCCTTCACTCCACTGCAGTGGGCCCCCATGGAGCAGGAGAAGAGCCTGCGCAAAAAAGTACGTCGCATCCGCTCTTTCTCGGCCAGGCAGGCCAACGTCGAAGCGACTTTCGAGTCCCTGCGCGGGGCCGCGCTGCAGGCCTTTCTCTCCCGGGGGGACCGGAGGGTCGGGAGCGTACTGCCGGCTCTGGCCGCGGGGGAGAACCTGCGGGCCGCCTGCCGCGAGGCCGGCCTCGACCCCGCGTTCTACCTGTACCGGACGCGGGGCGAGAACGAGACCTTCCCCTGGGACGTGATCGACAACGGGGTGCGCCGGGACTACCTGTGGCAGGAATACGAGCGCGCCCTGGAGGGACGGGCAACTCCCCGCTGCACGCCCGGTTGCCGGCGCTGCGGGGTATGCGGGTGA
- a CDS encoding cytochrome P460 family protein — translation MKRFSRLSLVLIVLMSVAFLGACASGSSSGPGTGGEGAYCPAPAGQAVMDYITKENPYQNWDLWPGKGKLYKGQHPHGSYLTTYVSPLAHGAIEDKAGEIPDTAFIVKENYTSRKVLAAVTVMYKKTGYNAAAGDWFWLKYTPDGKIEAEGKVAGCIGCHIAVKSNDWLFTGPTK, via the coding sequence ATGAAGCGATTTTCCCGCCTGTCCCTTGTTCTGATCGTCCTGATGTCCGTCGCCTTCCTCGGTGCCTGCGCCTCCGGCAGCTCAAGCGGTCCGGGAACCGGAGGTGAGGGGGCTTATTGCCCCGCCCCGGCCGGGCAGGCCGTTATGGACTACATTACCAAGGAAAACCCCTACCAGAACTGGGACCTGTGGCCTGGCAAGGGCAAGCTGTACAAGGGGCAGCATCCCCATGGTTCCTATCTGACCACCTACGTCTCCCCGCTGGCCCACGGCGCCATCGAGGACAAGGCCGGGGAGATCCCCGACACCGCCTTTATCGTCAAGGAAAACTATACCTCGCGCAAGGTGTTGGCCGCGGTCACGGTAATGTACAAGAAGACGGGCTACAACGCGGCGGCCGGCGACTGGTTCTGGCTCAAGTACACTCCTGACGGCAAGATCGAAGCAGAGGGCAAGGTGGCCGGGTGTATCGGGTGCCACATCGCGGTCAAGAGCAACGACTGGCTCTTTACCGGGCCCACCAAGTGA
- a CDS encoding MopE-related protein: MKKVLATISVLFLLLTFSSATVFAGKPASDRDGDGYLSTVDCDDRDATINPGATEICDGVDNNCDDVIDEGCGGCTPVSEICDNGIDDDCDDAIDCADSNCTADPACSTCNPIPENCTDGVDNDCDDAVDCADSDCSGDPACSSPHSGLLYQDYPNNCMACHNTQFNEMADALHYTWVGDAPDMTNQPGTQQGKLTNALNSYCINILGDWPVCGSCHVGRGLRPDDAQADNSNIDCLMCHNADYAMARVRLPDGSMGPSSTDTAVLNGYLQNIAAPTRQNCLKCHANAGGGDGIKRGDISMSDITNTDPDFDVHMNMGGANVACQDCHAFINHKVTGKGSDLRATDHAAEVQCTSCHAGMDSGTGHTDAGLNRTDADRHIARVACQACHIDEYGKVPTEIHRDWEFHHDGEPADGVSGPGHPYSEMAANLTPVLKFWNRTSHNALLYETAVLDPVTGTYPTSRPNGDINDGKLYPFKYKTAYQPKTVADDVIISVDTFDFLKVTGDLDTAVQSGLVNMGYPANEPYELITTETYALLNHGIPQAATIDCAQCHSDFSVGSDNKLDLLGYKLKGPKAQVCNQCHSDKKLPRTQDRMHGHLQKGSGIGCGFCHSFERP; the protein is encoded by the coding sequence ATGAAGAAGGTCCTAGCAACCATCAGCGTTCTATTTCTGCTGCTGACATTCAGCAGCGCCACGGTCTTTGCGGGAAAACCTGCAAGTGACCGTGATGGAGATGGCTATCTTTCAACCGTCGATTGCGACGACAGAGATGCCACGATCAACCCCGGTGCCACAGAAATCTGTGACGGCGTTGACAACAACTGCGATGACGTGATTGACGAAGGATGCGGCGGTTGCACCCCGGTTTCCGAGATCTGTGACAACGGTATCGACGACGACTGTGATGACGCTATCGACTGCGCCGACAGCAACTGCACTGCCGACCCGGCCTGCAGCACCTGCAACCCGATCCCCGAAAACTGCACCGATGGTGTCGACAACGACTGCGACGACGCCGTCGACTGCGCCGACAGCGACTGCTCCGGCGACCCTGCCTGCAGCAGCCCGCACTCCGGTCTCCTCTATCAGGACTATCCGAACAACTGCATGGCCTGCCACAACACCCAGTTCAATGAAATGGCCGACGCCCTGCACTACACCTGGGTCGGCGATGCTCCCGACATGACCAACCAGCCCGGCACCCAGCAAGGCAAATTGACCAACGCCTTGAACAGCTACTGCATCAACATCCTCGGCGACTGGCCGGTCTGCGGTTCCTGTCACGTCGGCCGCGGCCTGCGCCCCGATGATGCCCAGGCCGACAACAGCAACATCGATTGTCTGATGTGCCATAATGCTGACTATGCCATGGCTCGCGTCCGTCTGCCCGACGGCAGCATGGGCCCCTCCAGTACTGATACGGCGGTTCTCAACGGCTACCTGCAGAACATTGCTGCACCGACCCGCCAAAACTGCTTGAAGTGCCATGCCAATGCTGGCGGTGGCGACGGCATCAAGCGTGGCGACATCTCCATGTCTGACATCACCAACACCGATCCCGACTTTGATGTCCACATGAACATGGGCGGCGCCAACGTGGCCTGCCAGGACTGCCACGCCTTCATCAACCACAAGGTCACCGGCAAAGGGTCCGACCTGCGTGCCACCGATCATGCTGCTGAAGTTCAATGCACCAGCTGCCACGCTGGCATGGATAGTGGGACCGGCCACACCGACGCTGGCCTGAACCGCACCGATGCCGACCGTCATATCGCTCGAGTCGCCTGCCAAGCCTGCCATATCGACGAATACGGAAAGGTGCCCACCGAAATCCACCGGGACTGGGAATTCCACCATGACGGTGAGCCGGCTGACGGCGTCTCCGGCCCTGGGCATCCCTATTCTGAGATGGCTGCCAACCTGACTCCGGTCCTCAAATTCTGGAACCGGACCAGCCACAACGCGCTGCTCTACGAAACTGCTGTTCTCGACCCTGTGACCGGCACCTATCCTACCTCCCGTCCGAACGGCGACATCAACGACGGCAAGTTGTACCCCTTCAAGTACAAGACCGCTTACCAGCCGAAAACCGTCGCTGACGATGTGATCATTTCCGTCGACACCTTCGACTTCCTCAAGGTGACCGGCGATCTTGACACCGCTGTTCAGTCCGGCCTGGTCAACATGGGCTATCCCGCTAACGAGCCCTATGAGTTGATCACCACCGAGACCTACGCCCTGCTCAACCACGGCATCCCCCAGGCGGCTACAATCGACTGCGCCCAGTGCCACAGCGACTTCAGCGTAGGTAGCGACAACAAGCTCGACCTGCTCGGCTACAAGTTGAAGGGCCCGAAAGCGCAAGTCTGCAACCAGTGCCACAGCGACAAGAAACTGCCCCGCACCCAGGACCGGATGCACGGCCACCTGCAAAAGGGTTCCGGCATCGGCTGCGGTTTCTGCCACAGCTTCGAGCGCCCCTAG
- a CDS encoding MopE-related protein, translating into MKKVFAILSVLLLALALSTTGALAGKPVDNDGDGYKNNVDCNDSDPAINPGAPEICDDSIDNNCDGFIDGADPTCGEPPVDVDGDGYDSTVDCDDTDPAINPGATEICGDGIDQDCSGADLPCGGSICADITSMNECNNDPACEWIGTKKNGSCQDLAGPVDADGDGYDTTVDCDDTDPAINPGATEICGDGIDQDCSGADLPCGDNHSSLTWADYPTACLGCHGTQYNEMANSTHYKWVGDTTEMANQNGTQQGKLTNAVNSYCINILGDWKICGKCHAGRGLRPDDPAADNSNIDCLACHNADYAMTRTRLADGTMGPPTGTAQAVLDGYVQNIAPPTRANCLKCHANAGGGDAVKRGDLSMATISNSSANFDVHMNVNGDPVEGDLQCQACHVFQNHKTIGRGSDLRPTDDTARGSDVQCITCHIGMDSGTGHTDAGANRVDADSHVPHVACQACHVEEYAKVATETHRDWRFHHDCSPADGVSGPGHPHVYTDANLTPVYKFWNRTSDNYLLGDTAVIDPATGFYPTSRPLGSMDDGKLYPFKYKTADQPMITATGELLALDTLVYIGQTGDVVEAIESGLVNSGFPASEPYEWVTTDTYQLLNHGMGPAANVDCAQCHTNWGIDTDNELDLLGYKLKGAKADICSQCHAEKNLKRDHFQMHNHINKGAGMDCLFCHSFTRQSERGGIGPCDANASDFVDNIPFAHPECN; encoded by the coding sequence ATGAAGAAGGTATTTGCTATCCTGAGCGTTCTGCTGCTGGCCCTGGCCCTCAGCACCACCGGCGCCCTCGCCGGAAAGCCCGTCGACAACGACGGCGACGGCTACAAAAACAACGTCGACTGCAACGACAGCGATCCCGCCATCAACCCCGGCGCTCCTGAAATCTGCGACGACAGCATCGACAACAACTGCGACGGCTTCATCGACGGCGCCGACCCGACCTGCGGCGAGCCCCCGGTCGATGTGGACGGCGACGGCTACGACAGCACCGTCGACTGCGACGACACCGACCCGGCGATCAATCCCGGCGCAACCGAGATCTGCGGCGACGGCATCGACCAGGACTGCAGCGGCGCCGACCTGCCCTGCGGCGGCTCGATCTGCGCCGACATCACCAGCATGAACGAGTGCAATAACGATCCGGCCTGCGAGTGGATCGGCACCAAGAAAAACGGCTCCTGCCAGGATCTGGCCGGCCCGGTCGACGCAGACGGCGACGGCTACGACACCACCGTCGACTGCGACGACACCGACCCGGCGATCAACCCCGGCGCCACCGAGATCTGCGGCGACGGCATCGACCAGGACTGCAGCGGCGCCGACCTGCCCTGCGGCGACAACCATTCCAGCCTGACCTGGGCCGACTACCCCACCGCCTGCCTCGGCTGCCACGGCACCCAGTACAACGAGATGGCCAACTCCACCCATTACAAGTGGGTCGGCGACACCACCGAGATGGCCAACCAGAACGGCACTCAGCAGGGCAAGCTGACCAACGCCGTCAACAGCTACTGCATCAACATCCTCGGCGACTGGAAGATCTGCGGCAAGTGCCACGCCGGCCGCGGCCTGCGTCCCGACGATCCCGCCGCCGACAACAGCAACATCGACTGCCTGGCCTGCCACAACGCCGACTACGCCATGACCCGCACCCGCCTCGCCGACGGCACCATGGGTCCCCCGACCGGCACCGCCCAGGCGGTTCTCGACGGCTACGTGCAGAACATCGCCCCCCCGACCCGCGCCAACTGCCTCAAGTGCCACGCCAACGCCGGCGGCGGCGACGCGGTCAAGCGTGGCGACCTCTCCATGGCGACCATCTCTAACTCCAGCGCCAACTTCGACGTCCACATGAACGTCAACGGCGACCCGGTCGAAGGCGACCTGCAGTGCCAGGCCTGCCACGTCTTCCAGAACCACAAGACCATCGGCCGCGGCTCCGACCTGCGCCCCACCGATGACACCGCCCGCGGCAGCGACGTCCAGTGCATCACCTGCCACATCGGCATGGACAGCGGCACCGGTCACACCGACGCCGGCGCCAACCGCGTCGACGCCGACAGCCACGTGCCCCACGTCGCCTGCCAGGCCTGCCACGTCGAAGAGTACGCCAAGGTCGCCACCGAGACCCACCGCGACTGGCGCTTCCACCACGACTGCAGCCCGGCCGACGGCGTTTCCGGCCCCGGCCACCCCCACGTCTACACCGATGCCAACCTGACCCCGGTCTACAAGTTCTGGAACCGCACCAGCGACAACTACCTGCTCGGCGACACCGCCGTCATCGATCCGGCCACCGGCTTCTACCCGACCTCCCGCCCCCTCGGAAGCATGGACGACGGCAAGCTCTACCCCTTCAAGTACAAGACCGCCGACCAGCCGATGATCACCGCTACCGGCGAACTGCTCGCCCTCGACACCCTGGTCTACATCGGCCAGACCGGCGACGTGGTCGAGGCCATCGAGTCGGGCCTGGTCAACTCGGGCTTCCCGGCCAGCGAGCCTTACGAGTGGGTCACCACCGACACCTACCAGCTCCTCAACCACGGCATGGGTCCCGCGGCCAACGTCGACTGCGCCCAGTGCCACACCAACTGGGGCATCGACACCGACAACGAGCTCGACCTGCTCGGTTACAAACTCAAGGGCGCCAAGGCGGACATCTGCTCCCAGTGCCACGCCGAGAAGAACCTGAAGCGTGACCACTTCCAGATGCACAACCACATCAACAAAGGCGCCGGCATGGACTGCCTCTTCTGCCACAGCTTCACCCGCCAGTCCGAGCGCGGCGGCATCGGCCCCTGCGATGCGAACGCCAGCGATTTTGTTGACAACATTCCGTTCGCGCACCCCGAGTGCAACTAA
- a CDS encoding MopE-related protein: MKKVFVFLSIICLVFAFTSTSAFAGKPVDNDGDGYKSNVDCNDNDPAINPGAAEICTDGIDNNCDGFTDGADPTCGGGPVDADGDGYDDTVDCDDSDPAVNPGATEICNGIDDNCDSVVDEGCGGGGTHDGITGTFDTPAQVTAKCLECHSLEGSHIANALHGLKPIATPDVVNNLDDSNKYREINTFCSYPGPEQAGAACMGCHPTLGKYENLGAADIDCLRCHNDQYKRKFTAEDDPANFYNVVDWQGTPKTYIPSKKDAQGNFMVEFNWGAMPGLTATDLIAGVHRPTTSTCLSCHAKAGGGDWTKRGDIGLNTATATAAEDVHLASAASGGAGLSCSDCHVSSNHKIPGRGIDLRPTEQGVAVKACVECHTGFETGNGHAAAGANRSEGDRHVYRVACQSCHIAEFAKGGATEMHRDWTSPHWNQALCNGQGAWAGHEVKEANVAPDHVFFNGTSYIANLGETVDQVDPASGYLTVADANGDLNDGMLVPIKRHQSNMAVMDNTGELVPYDIVWQFMTGKNDEAAERGKANAGLNGTHSWQWVEAEMAINHGVAPATDVADCSACHGSGSIDLGSTSKLDAMGYALKDTKALICSQCHAEKKLPRTWDRMHNHINKTAGGSAGIDCLFCHDFTRPERGLTTPCDPEASNYVDTNPYPHQCN; this comes from the coding sequence ATGAAGAAGGTTTTCGTGTTCCTCAGCATAATCTGTCTGGTATTTGCCTTTACCAGCACCTCTGCTTTTGCAGGCAAGCCCGTCGACAACGACGGCGACGGCTACAAGTCCAACGTCGACTGCAACGACAACGACCCCGCCATCAACCCCGGCGCAGCCGAAATCTGCACCGACGGCATCGATAACAACTGCGACGGATTCACCGACGGGGCCGACCCGACCTGCGGCGGCGGCCCTGTCGACGCCGACGGCGACGGCTACGACGACACTGTCGACTGCGACGACAGCGACCCCGCCGTGAATCCCGGTGCAACCGAGATCTGCAACGGCATCGATGACAACTGCGACAGCGTGGTGGACGAAGGCTGCGGTGGCGGCGGCACCCATGACGGCATCACCGGGACCTTCGACACCCCGGCCCAGGTGACCGCCAAGTGTCTCGAGTGTCACTCCCTGGAAGGCTCCCACATCGCCAACGCTCTGCACGGCCTGAAGCCGATCGCGACCCCGGACGTCGTTAACAACCTGGACGACAGCAACAAGTACCGTGAAATCAACACCTTCTGCAGCTATCCTGGTCCGGAACAGGCGGGAGCCGCCTGCATGGGCTGCCACCCGACCCTCGGCAAGTACGAGAACCTCGGCGCCGCGGACATCGACTGTCTGCGCTGCCACAACGACCAGTACAAGCGCAAGTTCACCGCGGAAGACGATCCGGCCAATTTCTACAACGTGGTCGACTGGCAGGGGACCCCGAAGACCTACATTCCCTCCAAGAAGGACGCCCAGGGCAACTTCATGGTCGAGTTCAACTGGGGCGCCATGCCCGGCCTGACCGCGACCGACCTGATCGCCGGCGTGCATCGCCCGACCACCTCGACCTGCCTCTCCTGCCACGCGAAAGCTGGCGGCGGCGACTGGACCAAGCGTGGTGATATCGGTCTGAACACCGCGACCGCGACGGCGGCCGAAGACGTCCACCTCGCCTCGGCGGCAAGCGGCGGCGCGGGGCTCTCCTGCTCCGACTGCCACGTCTCCTCCAATCACAAGATCCCCGGCCGCGGCATCGACCTGCGCCCGACGGAACAAGGTGTCGCCGTCAAGGCCTGCGTCGAGTGCCATACCGGCTTTGAAACCGGCAACGGTCACGCCGCCGCCGGCGCCAACCGCAGCGAAGGCGACCGCCACGTCTACCGCGTTGCCTGCCAGTCCTGCCACATCGCCGAGTTCGCCAAGGGCGGCGCCACCGAAATGCACCGCGACTGGACCAGCCCGCACTGGAACCAGGCCCTGTGCAACGGCCAGGGCGCCTGGGCCGGCCACGAGGTCAAGGAAGCCAACGTGGCTCCCGATCACGTCTTCTTCAACGGCACCTCTTACATCGCCAACCTCGGCGAAACCGTTGACCAGGTCGACCCGGCCAGCGGCTACCTCACCGTGGCGGACGCCAACGGCGACCTGAACGACGGCATGCTGGTGCCGATCAAGCGTCATCAGTCGAACATGGCCGTGATGGACAACACCGGCGAGCTGGTCCCCTACGACATCGTCTGGCAGTTCATGACCGGCAAGAATGACGAAGCGGCCGAGCGCGGCAAAGCCAACGCCGGCCTGAACGGCACCCACAGCTGGCAGTGGGTGGAAGCCGAGATGGCGATCAACCACGGTGTCGCCCCGGCCACCGACGTAGCTGACTGCTCCGCATGTCACGGCAGCGGTTCTATTGACCTGGGTTCCACCTCCAAGCTGGACGCCATGGGCTATGCTCTCAAGGACACCAAGGCTCTGATCTGCTCGCAGTGCCACGCCGAGAAGAAGCTCCCGAGAACCTGGGACCGGATGCACAACCACATCAACAAGACCGCCGGCGGCTCCGCCGGGATCGACTGCCTGTTCTGCCACGACTTCACGCGTCCCGAGCGTGGGCTGACCACTCCGTGCGACCCTGAAGCCTCCAACTACGTGGATACCAATCCTTACCCGCATCAGTGCAACTAG
- the tpx gene encoding thiol peroxidase, producing MVQERTDVITFKGNPMTLLGPDVAVGSPAPDFRVVDNALQPVTLTDSTGKVRIITVVPSLDTPVCDTMTRRFNEDAAKLPEDVVVYTVSLDLPFAQKRWCGNAGIEKVVTLSDYQDRSFGLNWGMLIKELKLLARAVFVVDRSGKVAYRDVVSEVTAEPDYNAALEAARKLL from the coding sequence ATGGTACAGGAAAGAACCGACGTGATTACCTTCAAAGGCAACCCCATGACCCTGCTCGGCCCCGACGTCGCGGTCGGTTCCCCGGCTCCCGATTTTCGGGTCGTGGACAACGCACTGCAGCCCGTGACCCTGACCGACTCGACGGGGAAGGTGCGGATCATCACCGTCGTCCCCTCCCTCGACACCCCGGTGTGCGACACCATGACCCGCAGGTTCAACGAGGACGCGGCCAAGCTGCCCGAAGACGTGGTCGTCTACACCGTCAGCCTCGACCTGCCCTTCGCCCAGAAGCGCTGGTGCGGAAACGCCGGCATCGAAAAGGTCGTGACCCTCTCCGACTACCAGGACCGCTCCTTCGGGCTGAACTGGGGGATGCTCATCAAGGAGCTGAAGCTCCTGGCGCGCGCCGTCTTCGTCGTCGACCGCTCCGGCAAGGTCGCCTACCGGGATGTCGTGTCCGAGGTCACGGCCGAGCCTGACTACAATGCTGCCCTGGAGGCGGCCCGCAAGCTTCTCTGA
- a CDS encoding VWA-like domain-containing protein, translated as MRNLQNAIVRLLKARPFYGHFLLGFRRLERSGPAPLGVTLQGGTPTLRVCPERFAAHSGIEQSALLEHIIKHILHLHPVRREGRHPLVWDLACDLAVNPSIEGLPAAAALPEPLALEAGLAAEDYYGQLCRSFDIGNLDGPGIGDAGQDDGRQAGRGREESEAALKKEARHRERFDDHREWEQADSTPVRLAEEVVRQMVREAWQRSDGEVPGDVRPLVEGLLAPSPVPWMQVLRQFVATAGRVGRQGTWMRQHRRFAHDTPGIRKRRRLNLLVGIDVSDSTDVRELREAFARDLLRIARGRDSQITVLYAGSRIQRVESFKGRSAVSEVYEGGGFTDLRPVFDHARGMNPPPAAVIYLTDGYGEAPERMEFPTLWVLTGDGRMPADWGVELRLDV; from the coding sequence ATGAGAAACCTCCAGAACGCCATCGTGCGCCTGCTCAAGGCCCGCCCCTTCTACGGGCATTTTCTCCTCGGCTTCCGGCGGCTCGAGCGGAGCGGTCCGGCACCTCTCGGCGTGACCCTGCAGGGCGGCACCCCGACCCTGCGGGTCTGTCCCGAACGGTTCGCCGCACACTCCGGCATCGAGCAGTCGGCCCTCCTTGAACACATCATCAAGCATATTCTCCATCTCCATCCGGTCCGGCGCGAGGGGCGTCACCCCCTCGTCTGGGACCTGGCCTGCGACCTGGCCGTCAATCCCTCCATCGAGGGCCTGCCCGCGGCCGCAGCGCTCCCTGAACCGCTGGCTCTGGAGGCCGGACTGGCCGCCGAGGATTACTACGGACAGCTCTGCCGGAGCTTCGACATCGGCAACCTGGACGGCCCCGGGATCGGCGACGCCGGGCAGGATGACGGCCGGCAGGCGGGTCGGGGGCGGGAGGAGTCCGAGGCGGCGCTGAAGAAGGAGGCCCGGCACCGGGAGCGTTTCGACGACCACCGGGAGTGGGAACAGGCCGACAGCACCCCGGTGCGCCTGGCCGAGGAAGTCGTGCGGCAGATGGTCCGCGAGGCTTGGCAGCGAAGCGACGGCGAGGTGCCTGGCGATGTGCGGCCCCTGGTGGAGGGACTGCTGGCCCCGTCCCCGGTCCCCTGGATGCAGGTGCTGCGCCAGTTCGTCGCCACCGCTGGCCGGGTCGGGCGGCAGGGCACATGGATGCGGCAGCACCGCCGCTTCGCCCATGACACTCCGGGTATCCGCAAGCGCCGCCGGCTGAACCTGCTGGTCGGGATCGACGTCAGTGACTCCACCGACGTGCGCGAGCTGCGCGAGGCCTTTGCCCGCGACCTCCTCCGCATCGCCCGCGGGCGGGACAGCCAGATCACGGTCCTCTACGCCGGCAGCCGGATCCAGCGGGTGGAAAGCTTCAAGGGCCGTTCGGCCGTGTCCGAAGTCTACGAGGGTGGCGGTTTTACAGACCTGCGCCCTGTCTTCGATCATGCCAGGGGAATGAATCCCCCGCCGGCCGCCGTCATCTATCTTACCGACGGCTACGGCGAGGCGCCGGAGAGGATGGAGTTCCCCACCCTCTGGGTTCTGACCGGGGACGGCCGCATGCCTGCCGACTGGGGGGTGGAACTGCGGCTCGATGTTTAG
- a CDS encoding MoxR family ATPase, with the protein MSNQEALLQLRSYINRLIIGQEKLVERLLIALLADGHLLVEGAPGLAKTRAIRVLGEGVEADFHRVQFTPDLLPADLTGTEIFRQQTGEFEFRQGPLFHNLVLADEINRAPAKVQSALLEAMAERQITIGRVTYPLPPLFLVMATQNPIEQDGTYPLPEAQLDRFLLHLRIDYPGAGDERNILRLARSEAFGQAEGTVPAPPKISQSTLFAAREEVLSLYMAENLEEYLVQLILATRNPGAYGEDLAHCVRYGASPRATIALDRCARAHAWLAGRDYVAPEDIQAMAPDVLRHRVLLSYEAEVEGMTVDRFTSELMARVAVP; encoded by the coding sequence ATGTCGAATCAGGAAGCTCTTCTTCAGCTCAGGAGTTATATCAACCGTCTCATCATCGGCCAGGAGAAGCTGGTCGAGCGTCTGCTCATCGCACTGCTCGCCGACGGCCACCTGCTTGTCGAGGGGGCGCCAGGGCTGGCCAAGACGAGGGCCATCCGGGTGCTGGGCGAGGGGGTCGAGGCTGATTTCCACCGTGTCCAGTTCACTCCCGACCTGCTCCCCGCCGATCTCACAGGCACCGAGATCTTTCGCCAGCAGACCGGCGAGTTCGAGTTCCGCCAGGGGCCGCTGTTTCACAATCTGGTCCTCGCCGACGAGATCAACCGTGCGCCGGCCAAGGTGCAGTCGGCTCTGCTCGAGGCGATGGCCGAGCGGCAGATCACCATCGGTCGGGTGACCTATCCCCTGCCGCCGCTCTTCCTGGTCATGGCGACCCAGAATCCCATCGAGCAGGACGGCACCTATCCCCTGCCGGAAGCCCAGCTCGACCGCTTCCTGCTCCACCTGCGCATCGATTACCCCGGCGCCGGGGACGAGCGGAACATCCTGCGCCTGGCCCGGAGCGAGGCCTTCGGCCAGGCAGAGGGCACGGTCCCTGCGCCGCCGAAAATAAGCCAGTCGACACTCTTCGCCGCGCGGGAAGAGGTCCTCTCCCTATATATGGCCGAGAACCTCGAAGAGTACCTGGTGCAGTTGATCCTGGCGACCCGCAACCCCGGCGCCTACGGCGAGGATCTCGCCCATTGCGTCCGTTACGGCGCCAGTCCCAGGGCGACCATCGCCCTGGACCGCTGCGCCCGCGCCCACGCCTGGCTCGCCGGCCGCGATTACGTCGCCCCCGAGGACATCCAGGCGATGGCCCCGGACGTGCTGCGCCACCGCGTGCTGCTGAGCTACGAGGCGGAGGTGGAGGGGATGACGGTCGATCGCTTCACCTCGGAACTGATGGCGCGGGTGGCGGTTCCATGA